The following are from one region of the Methanoculleus caldifontis genome:
- a CDS encoding epoxide hydrolase family protein, giving the protein MSPVRTPEAMMGARPFKIDIPDEELEDLARRLEATRWPDEVKGAGWEYGTDPGFMKELADYWQHEYDWRTREAELNRFAQFTAELDGMEVHFVHERGRGPEPIPLILTHGWSGSFYEFYKLIPLLTDPAGRDGRSFDLVVPSMPGFGFSARPDEPGWDIGRTADLWHTLMTDVLGYERYAAGGTDWGSGVSRLLGARYPEALTGIYLFNFAYPDFTPGQDALPDLTYAERAYLEGTEGWLWTPGAAYAIVQSNRPQTLAYGLNDSPVGLAAWLLDKFRDLCDCDGDLSTRFTRDELITSVMIYWLTETAGSAARTYFENTFATPVLAPGERIEVPVGAGIFTRHVGIPREYAERSMNVQHWTEIPRGGHFGAMEEPELLAGDIRAFFWSIM; this is encoded by the coding sequence ATGTCTCCGGTACGCACTCCGGAGGCGATGATGGGAGCAAGACCGTTCAAGATCGATATCCCCGACGAAGAGCTCGAAGATCTGGCACGCCGGCTCGAGGCCACGCGCTGGCCCGACGAGGTGAAGGGTGCGGGGTGGGAGTACGGCACAGACCCGGGGTTCATGAAGGAGCTCGCGGACTACTGGCAGCACGAATACGACTGGCGGACCCGCGAAGCGGAGTTGAACCGGTTCGCGCAGTTCACCGCGGAGCTCGACGGCATGGAGGTCCACTTCGTGCACGAGCGCGGCAGGGGCCCTGAGCCGATACCCCTTATCCTGACGCACGGCTGGTCGGGCTCGTTCTACGAGTTCTACAAACTCATCCCGCTCCTGACGGACCCCGCGGGCCGCGACGGCCGGTCGTTCGATCTGGTCGTGCCGTCCATGCCGGGGTTCGGGTTCTCCGCCCGGCCCGATGAGCCCGGCTGGGATATCGGCAGGACCGCCGACCTCTGGCACACCCTCATGACCGACGTGCTCGGCTATGAGCGGTACGCCGCCGGCGGGACCGACTGGGGGAGCGGTGTTTCGAGGCTGCTCGGGGCCCGGTACCCGGAAGCGCTGACGGGGATATACCTCTTCAACTTCGCCTACCCCGACTTCACGCCCGGCCAGGACGCTCTCCCCGACCTTACCTACGCCGAGCGGGCGTACCTGGAAGGGACGGAGGGGTGGCTCTGGACGCCCGGCGCCGCATACGCGATCGTCCAGAGCAATCGCCCGCAGACCCTGGCGTACGGCCTGAACGACTCGCCGGTGGGTCTCGCGGCCTGGCTGCTCGACAAGTTCCGGGACCTCTGCGACTGCGACGGCGATCTCTCAACGCGCTTCACCCGGGACGAGCTGATCACGAGCGTGATGATCTACTGGCTCACGGAGACCGCCGGCTCGGCGGCACGGACATACTTCGAGAACACCTTCGCGACCCCGGTGCTTGCTCCCGGCGAGCGGATCGAGGTGCCGGTCGGGGCCGGCATCTTCACCCGGCACGTCGGCATCCCTCGTGAATATGCCGAACGGAGCATGAACGTGCAGCACTGGACCGAGATCCCGCGCGGCGGCCACTTCGGGGCCATGGAGGAGCCGGAGTTGCTCGCCGGAGATATCCGTGCGTTCTTCTGGAGCATCATGTAA
- a CDS encoding PQQ-dependent sugar dehydrogenase, protein MPERANRERIGLKFIAGGFTMPVALASPADGTGRLFVADLPGVVRVIGADVDGTFLDIADRVVDLRTGYDERGLLGLAFHPKFRENGRFFVYYSAPLRAGAPEGWDHTSRVSEFAVATPDRADPGSERVILEVDQPQSNHNGGSIAFGPDGYLYIPLGDGGGANDTGRGHPPGGNGQDIETLLGSILRIDVDGPRPYGIPPDNPFVGRAGRDEICAYGLRNPWRMTFDAGGEYRLFAADAGQYLWESVKMIVPGGNHGWNLREGNHAFDPDNPRESPADVPRTGRRGEPLVPAIIEYPNANQPGGIGAVVIGGYVYRGKALPGLVGRYVFGEWNRAGADGDGIVFAATPPERAGGMWEFDEVEVAGSRSVGAYVLAFGEDAEHELYILTAEERGPTGKTGRIYRLVPPPPGFT, encoded by the coding sequence ATGCCAGAAAGAGCAAACCGGGAACGGATCGGCCTCAAATTCATCGCCGGGGGGTTCACCATGCCCGTCGCGCTCGCGTCCCCCGCCGACGGGACCGGGCGGCTCTTCGTCGCGGACCTCCCGGGCGTCGTCCGGGTCATCGGCGCCGACGTTGATGGGACCTTCCTCGACATCGCCGATCGCGTCGTCGACCTCCGCACCGGCTACGACGAGCGCGGGCTCCTCGGCCTTGCGTTCCACCCGAAGTTCAGGGAGAACGGGAGGTTCTTCGTCTACTACAGCGCTCCGCTCAGGGCCGGGGCGCCGGAGGGCTGGGACCACACGAGCCGGGTCTCGGAGTTCGCCGTCGCTACCCCCGACCGGGCGGACCCCGGCTCAGAGCGGGTGATCCTGGAGGTCGACCAGCCGCAGTCGAACCACAACGGCGGCTCGATCGCCTTCGGCCCCGACGGCTATCTCTACATCCCGCTCGGCGACGGCGGCGGCGCGAACGATACCGGGAGAGGCCATCCGCCGGGAGGAAACGGGCAGGATATCGAGACGCTGCTCGGGAGCATCCTGCGGATCGACGTCGACGGCCCCAGACCCTACGGGATCCCGCCCGACAACCCCTTCGTCGGCAGAGCGGGGCGGGACGAGATCTGCGCCTACGGCCTCCGCAACCCGTGGAGGATGACGTTCGATGCCGGAGGAGAGTACCGGCTCTTCGCCGCCGACGCCGGGCAGTACCTCTGGGAGTCGGTGAAGATGATCGTTCCGGGCGGGAATCATGGATGGAACCTCCGGGAGGGCAATCACGCCTTCGACCCCGACAACCCCCGCGAGTCGCCGGCGGACGTGCCCCGGACCGGCCGGCGGGGCGAGCCCCTCGTTCCGGCGATCATCGAGTACCCGAATGCCAACCAGCCCGGCGGCATCGGGGCGGTCGTCATCGGCGGGTATGTCTACCGCGGGAAGGCGCTCCCCGGGCTCGTCGGGCGCTACGTCTTTGGGGAGTGGAACCGGGCGGGGGCCGACGGCGACGGGATCGTCTTCGCCGCGACGCCTCCGGAACGGGCCGGTGGGATGTGGGAGTTTGATGAAGTCGAGGTGGCCGGGAGCCGGAGCGTGGGGGCATACGTCCTCGCATTCGGGGAGGACGCGGAGCACGAACTCTACATCCTGACCGCAGAGGAGCGGGGGCCGACCGGGAAGACGGGGCGCATCTACCGGCTTGTCCCGCCGCCTCCCGGATTTACATGA